The following are from one region of the Tachysurus fulvidraco isolate hzauxx_2018 chromosome 15, HZAU_PFXX_2.0, whole genome shotgun sequence genome:
- the atoh1b gene encoding protein atonal homolog 1b gives MMANAELLTWSEAHVPKRPQDIPQSEHATLTRSDPRGWMSAHVRAPAVALPSQYARASPDVTPDTSPDPVDAVASKEHPMGAAHRHRRVAANARERRRMHGLNRAFDRLRSVIPSLENDKKLSKYDTLQMAQIYIAELSELLEGVASRGTGDASRARLCFQTPCAGYTVDTSTTTTPSTAPVTEGRVLILSAPTAHFDPAKMELAAANGSDGESSQCSDAEDGHPGPQ, from the coding sequence ATGATGGCCAACGCTGAACTTCTGACTTGGTCGGAAGCGCACGTGCCAAAGCGGCCGCAGGACATCCCTCAGTCCGAGCACGCGACGCTTACCCGAAGTGACCCCCGGGGGTGGATGAGTGCGCACGTGCGTGCCCCTGCCGTGGCCCTTCCAAGTCAGTACGCGCGCGCGTCGCCTGACGTCACTCCGGACACATCGCCGGACCCTGTAGACGCCGTTGCATCTAAAGAGCATCCAATGGGCGCCGCGCACAGGCACCGGCGCGTCGCAGCGAATGCGCGCGAACGGCGGCGCATGCATGGTCTAAACCGCGCGTTCGACCGCCTGCGCAGCGTCATCCCGTCACTGGAGAACGACAAGAAGCTGTCCAAGTACGACACGCTGCAGATGGCACAGATCTACATCGCCGAGCTTTCCGAACTACTCGAGGGCGTAGCGTCACGCGGCACCGGGGACGCATCGCGCGCGCGTCTGTGCTTCCAGACGCCGTGCGCTGGTTACACCGTGGACACGTCTACAACAACGACACCCTCCACGGCTCCGGTGACCGAGGGACGCGTGCTGATCCTGTCCGCGCCTACGGCTCACTTTGATCCCGCAAAAATGGAGCTCGCGGCGGCCAACGGCAGCGACGGAGAGTCTTCTCAATGTAGTGACGCCGAGGATGGACATCCGGGACCTCAGTGA